TTACTACCACTAAAAACAAACACAAGACCCTTTCCTTTAAGGACGCCATATTTCAATGTCTTCCCGAAGATGGAGGCCTCTATGTGCCCGCATCCCTGGTGGATCTCCGGCAATTCTTCCTGTATATGGACCAAAACACTACCTACGGGGACCTTGTGGCAGCCATCGTGCCCACCCTTTTTGAAGGAGAACTAAACCCTATTTCGGCCAATCGGGTAGCCACAAGTGCTTTTCACTTTGAACCAATTTTAAAACAATTAAACAATCATCTTTCTGTTCTGGAATTGCACCATGGACCTACGGGGGTCTTTAAAGATTTTGGTATTGCCTTCCTGGCGGCGGTAATGGAAGAGTTCCTGGGGGAAAATGGGTATGCCCTGACCATTACGGCGACCACGGGGAATACCGGTTCCAGTGTCGCCCGGGCATTCCAGGGGCGGAAAGGGCTTACGGCGGTCATTCTGTATCCCCGGGGCACCGTTAAAGGGCTGGATCCCGCGACTTTTGTTCCCAACGGCGGTAATATCCTTCCCATCCAGATTGATGGAACCTTTGACGACTGCCAGCGACTGATCCGGGAACTCTTTGAAGATCGGCCCTTTATCAACCGCTATCATGTTACGAGCGCTAACACGATCAATGTGGGGCGGCTTTTACCTCAAACCTTTTACTTCCTGTATGCCTTCATCAAAATAAAAAAATTTGTCCGGGGGGACCTCCTTTTTAGTGTCCCCTCAGGGAATTTCGGTAATCTTCTAGCCGGTCTGTACGCATGGAAATTCGGACTCCCCGTAAATGGTTTCATCGCGGCCACCAACGCCAATGATGCCTTTGGAGATTTCTTTAAGGGAAAACAGTTTATTCCCAAAGCACCGATTCAGACCCTCTCTCGCTCCATGGATGTGGCAAACCCCTCAAACTACGAACGCCTTGCGGCATTTTACGAAGAGGCCCCCGCGGTCATGCGAAACATGGTGTATCCGAAATCTATTAACGATGCAGAAACCCGGGAGGCCATTCGGAAAGCCTGGGAAACCTATAAAATTCATCTGGACCCCCATGGAGCAGTGGGGCTTGCGGCGGCGGAAAAACTCTTGGAAGCAGACCTGGAAGACGGGCACGTGGTGGTGCTTTCCACGGGGCATCCTGCTAAATATGCGGATCTCCTTGAGGAATTAACCGGTAAGCGTCCGGTTACCCCACCCCATCTTCAAGAACTGGAAAAAGAAAGTGTCCCCGTAAGCATCATCCCCCCCCATATCGATGCCCTTGAGGCGGCTATCGCCGGTTGCTGTTAAGGAAAGGATTAACGGGGCTTTCTCCCGAGCGGTGGATATGCAGGGAACCCTCGATTGCCCCCCTCAGGGAAGCCACCTCCAGGCTGTTTAAGAGAACGGGGTGTTACAAAAGGGGGCGCTCTATTTGACCATCCTCTCGTCGATAGGGATTTCGTCGGTTGCGCAGGTAGTTTTGATACAGGGCGGCGCTTGCGTAGTACCCATCCAGCCCTTTAAAGGACGAGGCCTCATCACAACGATACAATTCCAACAAGAGAGGAAACAGGGGATTCGCCAGGGCATCCTTAACCCGGTTGTAGGGCAGTTTCGGCAAGGCCGCAGGCATCATATGGTGGCGCACCAAAAAATGCACCTTTTCGATAAGGGAAGGGGGGAATTCAAGCCGTTCCAGAAACCGGCTCGCCACCTGGGCCCCCAATTCCGCATGCCGGTCAAACCGATGACTCCCAGAAACATCGGCCAGGGGCTTTCCTATATCATGGAGAAGCAAGGCCAGGGAAAGCACAAAATCGCTTTTCTTCCGATGCCGAAAGGTTTCGAGGGTATGTTCCCAGCCATTTCCTTCGGGGTGGTATTCCTTTGCATGATCAATGGTTTCAAGGGCATCCAGTTCTGGCCAGTAGGCATGGATAAAGCCTATCTCTTTTAACAAACGAAACGCCAGGGCGGTGTTTTTTGAACTAAGCACATAGTAGAGAAGCAGTTGTTGCAAACGAATCGGAAGATTTTCATGATTAGAAAGATCAAGAATCGTTTCTGCCACAATGCGCAGAATTTCATCATGGATTTCTGTAGAAGAAACGAGGAGCGCCGGCTCTGTATACCGGGCAAGCAAAATGGCCCCTTCAAAAGCGGCCCGCTCATAACTTGAATGGCTATCAAGGGTATCCCACCAGGAGACCTTCTCCAGATGGGGAGTTTTTAACGAACGGATTGACCAGTACCTGGCTTCAGGATCATAAAAGACATCCTGCTCTGGTTGGTAGGAAAGGGTAAGGATGCGATAGGCAGGAAGCCCCTGAAGGAGCGAGGCACCGCAACGGAAGAACAGGACCTGCTCCCCCTTCTGAACCATCGCATCGGCCACCATGGCGCCGGGGAACAGGAGCTCATCGTACCAGCGGGCCAGGTTTTGCAACTCCGCGTCCACCTGGACCCATCGATAATTCAGCGGGGGCTCTCCAAAATAGGCATCCAGCGCACTAAATTGAACAAAAGACCATCGCACCCCGGCGCGCCGGAGGGGCTCTACGAGTTCATCCATCGAACCTAGTTCCTTCCCGTCCCCCTACTCGTTTTATAGGGGCTTAATTTTTTTTATTGGCAACGTTCCCTTCAAAGCTTGTTCGATGTTGGCCACCTGATAGGCCGAGTCTGACAGGGCCTGGAGAAAATCAAGGTGTATTCGGGCTACTTCCTCCACCCGTCGGTGCCATTCGGCAAAGCGAATTTTTGAAGGATGGGGGGTTGGCGTAAAACGAGAAGGCCCTTCTTCCTGACCATGATCTTTTCGGCGCGAAGACCGGCGAGAGGAAAGAGCGGGATCTTTGAATCCCGCATCGTCGGACTCAATACAGGCCACGAGGGTGGCATAGAGGAGCGCCTCTTCGAAGCGTTCCTTATTAAACCACTCAATGTCATTAAAAAGATGGACTCCCAGGAAGGCGCGGGTATGGGCATCTGTAAATATTTCCCGGGCAAGCAGAAGGGCCTTATTCTTTTCCTGCGTTTCCTCAGGAGCTAGTTCGCGGGTGGAGTGTTCCAGGATAAGCTTGAGGAGTTCCACCACCCGATCAACCTCTTCGAAAGGATAGCCCATTTCCTGATACACTTCCTTAAGTTTCCGATCCAGGCACCAGTGATCCACCAGGCGGCGGGCATCCTTTCCGCTTGCCCCTTCTCCGATAATCCCCCGGTTCAGGGCCAGAATAGCATATCCCGCCACATAACTGGCAACCCGGGGCTGTTCGCCGCAGGTACGGACCAGTTCTTTAATAAGATTTTTCGTAGAAGTCGAAAACGCTGCAGGAGGACGTCCTTCGTATTCTACCAGTTTAAACAACCGCTGGAGCGAAAGGGCAAAGGATTCCCAGATCTTTTCGTCCTGCACCATCGTGTAGGAACTATCCCGTTCAAAGGATTCATATTGACCCGAGGCACCATCCAGGTAATCCCGGGCAATCTGTACATATCGCAAGGCAGCCCCCCGGATCGATTCCAAAAAAGGCGCAGCCTTAATAGATTTTTCAGCGGGATCACACAGAGCCCTTATGGCATTGAAAAACGAAGGTTTTACCAGTTCCTTAAAAGCTCCATAAAGGTCTCGCAAGAAAAGATCCTGGAAAGCACTATGCAGGTTCTGCACGCCCCTGCCTGCAAGTTCATTCCATAACTTTCTCCAGTGGCCAAGACTATTATCTTCTACTTCGTGAATATCTAAAAACACCTGGGATTGATAGCCATCCAAGGCGATAAAGAGTCCCTGCTCTGCCAGTTCTTTACTCGAGCGGATATACCACAGGTCGGTCCGTTGCTCATGCAGTACCGTAAAACGGTTCGGGGCGCCGCTTAACCCCAGGGCTTCCACCAGGGAACGGCGTACCAACGATTTGCTCCCATCGGCGTTTTTCCGCATTACCGGGGAAGCTTCCCGAATCCAACCGGCAGCCCGTTGATAGCTATTGTTATAGAGTACGAGGGCCCGCTCATCCCCCAGTCGATTAGAGTAGGCAAAAACGTTTTCGTTTACTGAACCATCATGAGTAAAAAGGTCGTACAGGGCAAAGTGTTCTGCCCCAGCAAAAAGTCGTCGCTTTTTTAACAGGGGGAATATTTCCCGCTCATGGCGGGCCACCAGAGCGGCATCGGGTACTTCATCCCGGTAGGCCCGACGATACTCCATTCCGTATTTTTCTTCAAAGCCCTCTATTTGGCCGTGCCCAAACATAGGAAGCCCCGGCATGGTACACATGAGGGTGCATACCCCAAAGTACTTATCCCCCTTTCCAAATTGGGCCACCGCGGTTTCTTCATCGGGGTTATTCATAAAATTCACAAAACGCTGCAGGATCTGGGGATCAAATTCCAGGGTATTCTTGATGGTAGCCCGATATTTGGCGTTTTCTTCCATCTTGAGCATGTTCATGAAGGCGGAATTGTACACCCGATGCATGCCCAGGGTACGAACAAAGTAGCCTTCCATCATCCAGAAGGCCTCTGCCAGAAGCAATGTATCAGGGGCTTCCACCGCACAGCGATCCACCACTTCCCGCCAGAATTCCACGGGCATCCGCCGATCAAACTCTTCTTTTGTCAGGGCAAATTCGGCCCGACTCGGAATATCTCCCCCATGGCCTGGTTCGGGATACCAAAGGCGCTGAATGTGCCGTTTTGCTAGGGTCATGGCCGCATCAAAACGCACAATAGGGAACTGTTTACACACCCCAATAATAGTTTGAATCACCGCTTCCCGGGCTTCAGGGTTAAGGAAATCGATCTGGGCCGTATCGTTCCAGGGCATGGAGGTACCATCGTTCCCATGGTAGATATACCGAACGTCGCCG
The DNA window shown above is from Treponema sp. J25 and carries:
- the thrC gene encoding threonine synthase — encoded protein: MVFTTTKNKHKTLSFKDAIFQCLPEDGGLYVPASLVDLRQFFLYMDQNTTYGDLVAAIVPTLFEGELNPISANRVATSAFHFEPILKQLNNHLSVLELHHGPTGVFKDFGIAFLAAVMEEFLGENGYALTITATTGNTGSSVARAFQGRKGLTAVILYPRGTVKGLDPATFVPNGGNILPIQIDGTFDDCQRLIRELFEDRPFINRYHVTSANTINVGRLLPQTFYFLYAFIKIKKFVRGDLLFSVPSGNFGNLLAGLYAWKFGLPVNGFIAATNANDAFGDFFKGKQFIPKAPIQTLSRSMDVANPSNYERLAAFYEEAPAVMRNMVYPKSINDAETREAIRKAWETYKIHLDPHGAVGLAAAEKLLEADLEDGHVVVLSTGHPAKYADLLEELTGKRPVTPPHLQELEKESVPVSIIPPHIDALEAAIAGCC
- a CDS encoding HD domain-containing protein; translation: MDELVEPLRRAGVRWSFVQFSALDAYFGEPPLNYRWVQVDAELQNLARWYDELLFPGAMVADAMVQKGEQVLFFRCGASLLQGLPAYRILTLSYQPEQDVFYDPEARYWSIRSLKTPHLEKVSWWDTLDSHSSYERAAFEGAILLARYTEPALLVSSTEIHDEILRIVAETILDLSNHENLPIRLQQLLLYYVLSSKNTALAFRLLKEIGFIHAYWPELDALETIDHAKEYHPEGNGWEHTLETFRHRKKSDFVLSLALLLHDIGKPLADVSGSHRFDRHAELGAQVASRFLERLEFPPSLIEKVHFLVRHHMMPAALPKLPYNRVKDALANPLFPLLLELYRCDEASSFKGLDGYYASAALYQNYLRNRRNPYRREDGQIERPLL
- a CDS encoding alpha-amylase family glycosyl hydrolase, whose translation is MERLVISLQRLTPSMCLPGTEERCSPDAESTVAGHGTISARTVPFCGADGGTGGGIPGPRADLCFAQREFHVARSIRDQYELPAPLFALRGNVILADFKAVRDFAHKINSRINPELHPERYIRAGKLNAMGLIDEILHYVAALYREQAAPMALESLYTALEEKLGKEKLARLFTTFVELFPPQVVYEGGQTVAAYLAGSDEGIPNRLLVLEELMLLRLANENPAFEPFLFMFSDAPLVKETAYAEAIRVIKEHFKTLPYFGPDHQDLWEMLHSPAVAEPYSLTGQLEYIRKKWGLLIGKYLKRLLTSLDVIKEEEKPVFMGPGPTRTYVYSELEHEYERFSEDREWMPRTVLMAKTILVWLYQLSRKYNRDIHRLDQIPDEELDELARRGFTGLWLIGIWERSKASREIKRRCGNPEAAASAYSLYDYDVAAELGGWEALDNLRHRCAWRGIRLGADMVPNHTGIDSRWVMEHPDRFLQLRYPPFPGYTFNGENLSDREGIGIYLEDHYYSRSDAAVVFKRVDFRTGDVRYIYHGNDGTSMPWNDTAQIDFLNPEAREAVIQTIIGVCKQFPIVRFDAAMTLAKRHIQRLWYPEPGHGGDIPSRAEFALTKEEFDRRMPVEFWREVVDRCAVEAPDTLLLAEAFWMMEGYFVRTLGMHRVYNSAFMNMLKMEENAKYRATIKNTLEFDPQILQRFVNFMNNPDEETAVAQFGKGDKYFGVCTLMCTMPGLPMFGHGQIEGFEEKYGMEYRRAYRDEVPDAALVARHEREIFPLLKKRRLFAGAEHFALYDLFTHDGSVNENVFAYSNRLGDERALVLYNNSYQRAAGWIREASPVMRKNADGSKSLVRRSLVEALGLSGAPNRFTVLHEQRTDLWYIRSSKELAEQGLFIALDGYQSQVFLDIHEVEDNSLGHWRKLWNELAGRGVQNLHSAFQDLFLRDLYGAFKELVKPSFFNAIRALCDPAEKSIKAAPFLESIRGAALRYVQIARDYLDGASGQYESFERDSSYTMVQDEKIWESFALSLQRLFKLVEYEGRPPAAFSTSTKNLIKELVRTCGEQPRVASYVAGYAILALNRGIIGEGASGKDARRLVDHWCLDRKLKEVYQEMGYPFEEVDRVVELLKLILEHSTRELAPEETQEKNKALLLAREIFTDAHTRAFLGVHLFNDIEWFNKERFEEALLYATLVACIESDDAGFKDPALSSRRSSRRKDHGQEEGPSRFTPTPHPSKIRFAEWHRRVEEVARIHLDFLQALSDSAYQVANIEQALKGTLPIKKIKPL